Part of the Zingiber officinale cultivar Zhangliang chromosome 8A, Zo_v1.1, whole genome shotgun sequence genome, AAAGAAAGTATAGTCCCATGACCATAAAGGAACTTCACAACCATCTTAGCATGCTCAATTGTGTCAGAAAAAATCTTCAACTTTGCAATATCCTCCAACATTAGATCAATGCAATGCGCCGCACAAGGTGTCCACCAAATTCTATGTCTAGTCTCCATAATTTTTTTCCCCGCCTTAATGCAATTCGAAGCATTATCCGtgacaatttgaattacattttCCTCTCCCACCTCATCAACAACATCATTAAGATATTTAAAGATCAATTCCCCATTTTTAATAGAATCTGATGCATCAATAGATTTCAAAAGGAAAGTGCCGGCGGGACTATTTACTaaaaaattgatcaaacttctattctttCCATCCGTCCAACCATCGGACATAATAGTGCATCCATATTTTTTCCATGCCTTTTTATGCTCCTCATATATTAGGTTGATGCCATCAACCTTAGCTTTAAGTATCCAAGTTCTTAACTCATGCATTGAAGCAGGCTTGAACCCTCTTCCATATTCTGCAATGCCCTCAACCATAGGCAGCCAATAAGGATCATTCACAACATTAAACGGAAGTGCGGCAGAGTAAATAAAACGACCAATTCTACGCTTCACATCTACCAACAAATCTTTTTTGTATGTCGAATTTAGGGTTGTTTGTCGAGGTTCGGAACTAACAAACCCATGAAGAGTACCTTTACCTTTTGATTCACCACTACCAGAACATCCAATTGAatttcccctacacttccaacTCTGGGGACCTTCACCGATCTCTCGTAACAATTCAGTTTGTTTACTTTTAGATGCTCTAATTTTGTCAAGTGATTCTCTAATTTCTTTCTTAATATCATCCGGAACACTAACACAAGGTGCAACCCCTTTATGAGTTTTAGCTAAATGTTCCTTCAAGCGAGTAATCCCTCCATTCGATATATGATGACAAAATTTGCACCGAACAGCTTTTTCCCCTTCATTTTGATAACAATACTTCCAACCAAtatcttttttatctttttttgataaatttgtaGACATTGCAAATTCTAACTAGacaatcaaaatcctagaaaaacaaaagaaaaaaatcagaataaataattaattaattagaaacaaatcagcaaaaaaaaaaaaaatcaatccagggcatctggatcgatcattgcatcgatccaaggaattggatcgatccagcgatcgatccagggtcgaacagaaaggatctggatcgatccagcgatcgatccagggtctggatcgatccagcgaccgatccagggtctggatcgatccagcgaccgatccagatcctttctgttcgaccctagaaggatctggatcgatccagcgaccgatccactgttcgaacagaaaggatctggatcggtcgctggatcgatccagatcctttctattcgaccctggatcgatcgctggatcgatccagatgcccgACTTCTGGAAATCGTGAAATCGTTTTTGCTCCTTCGAGAAAAAAAAACGAGAAGGAAAACCTAAACGAAGAAAACGAAAGGAAGGAGAAAAGCTTACCTCCAAATCTCCAATCGCTGTCCCTCGCCACCACTCACAGGTCACCGCTCGCTGCTCGCCGATCGCCGCCCGTCGCCTCTGCAGTCTGCCCTACCTTCGCCTCTGCCACAGTCACGATTCGACTCACCTTTGCCCTAGCTATTGGTAAGCAATTTGTAATTTTAGCGCCCGCTATGGGGCGCTAGGGCATGATAGCGCACGCTATGTGCGCTATCGACGCTTTTGTCCCGAATAGCGTGGGCTATTCGGGACAATCGCGATTCAGCGAACGCTCTGCAGCGTTCGTTGGTCGTAGCGCGCGATAGCGCGCTATGTAGCGCGCTATTCGCCGCTATTGAATACACTGGTTTAGATTGATTAGACAACTTGAGCATCACTTCGTAtacaaatagaaaaattgtctTCTCATAACATTTAATCTCAAATTACCTGGAATACGTGAGAACAGAATATCAAGGTTACAATTTTTGTTAGGCTGTATCTGCACATGGCTCTAGTTAAGGTTACTGCAATATAAGTAAAACAAGTAAACCCTTACCTGGTAATGGAAATCTTGTAGGAAATCGTTGTTTTTAAACATTCGGACTTTAATTAGGGCAATCACAGGTCTATAAGTGTTGTTTAATAAAGTGCTGCTTTCGTCATTGGTAAATTTTAGCTCTGTTTTCTAAAATTCTGTCATATCCCATTTAGTTATAAATTTGAAATTCTCGTGGTGATCATGGTTCTTAAAGTTTTaacaattttttatttatgtagaAAATCATGAAGAATATATATAGTATATTATCTTGgattaacatatatatatttcTCATAGTTCATTATATAGGATAATTGCTAAGTCTAAATGGATTAACTTGGATTAACATTTGTCTTTAACAAATTTACATGTTTCAATTTTATAACAAATTAGGCATACTTTTGATTGGTTTGTTGTGACACTTTGATCAAAATTTAgagtaaaattttattattttataatttattttacttttttttaaaaatttctaacaatTGGTTTAAAATTGTTAAATTAGTGTGTGACTGAAGAAAGTCATGCAATGTATCAAATCAAAAACATGCTTGGTTTGTTATGAAACTGAAAGTACGTGCATTTAGAATGATTGAAACTTCAAAATTGGGCTATAGATTTAGCAATCAAATAaattatcttatcattatatTATGAATTAATAATTGCAGTCACCTTTTATCTCATCATTTTAAGTAGTATATTTTCTGTAGGTCATTGCGTTCCCATGTATTTTATCACCTCGTCATCCCTGCCAGGAATACTAACATCAGAAATGTTCATCTTGCTCTGAAACACTTCTCCACACTGCTTCAAATTTGTGAAACTCAAAATATTCATTCTACTTTTTTTACATCTAATTGTTGTTGTGATGATGATAATGTTGGATATTCTTTCAGCGTGCCACAATTAAACTCGATGGTGATTATGCATTTGGATATGCCAAGGCAGAAGTCGGAGCGCATAGGCTGGTAAGGATTTCACCTTTTGACAGCGGGAAGCGACGTCATACTTCTTTTGCTGCCGTTGCAGTAATTCCAATACTCGGAGATGGATCCACAAAATATCAAATAAAAGAATCAGATCTCCGAATCGAACGCTTTCGTGCTAGTGGTGCCGGTGGCCAACATGTCAATACAACCGAAAGTGCAGTCAGAATAGTGCATATTCCGACAGGAATTTCTGCAACATGTCAAAATGAAAGGTATCTATCACACCCTTCCATTACTGTTTCTGATTAAGAGTTCTAAAGGTctatttaagaattttgaaatatatcagtacctaaaatcttgaacttggTGACTTTAGATGACTAATGATAGTGTATATATGATCTACATACTTATGACTATTCGTTTGGGATCAATTCAGATCTCAGCATCAAAATAAAACATCAGCAATGGCAGTTCTTCAATCTCGGTTAGATCAGCTTGAGATGGCCCGTCAAGCTCAAGCAACAGCAGAGCACACTCAATCTCTTTCAGAAATTAGCTggggcaaccaaataagaacttaCGTCCTCCATGTAAGATCACCTTCTGCCTCCCTTCATCAGATCCTTGGAAACTTATTTTAACTCATATTCACCGGCTGCCGCAGCCCTATCGCATGGTCAAAGATCTAAGAACAAACTATGAAGTCTCGGACCCTGATTCTGTTCTGGATGGCGATCTTGATGGCTTTATATTGAGTTTTTTGTCAGCTTCCCTCGATAAAACAGACGACAACAGCGAATGAATCGATGATGTGTTTCGGTGCGGCCCAGGTCAGTTTGCATCAAAAGGACTTGTGTTTCCAGCAATATGATGCAAGCTTTCACCTTCCGTGGCTTTGAAAACCATGTAATTGATAGACTCATGTAATTGATTTATGATGCCTTTCTCCATCCTTCACAACTTAATCCAGTTCGCATCTGGTTCATGTTTTAGGCGATTTGTTTCTAATTATCATTTATTTTTCTAGTGTTTTTGATCGATCGTATCATGCTAAATGGACAACATGTTAGTAGGATTAAGAAACTATAATTAACTAAAGCTCGATGATACGGATTAATACTTGTGATTATAGCTCGTTTAAGTGCTCTTAATTAAACTCTCTACTTTGAAGGATCTCGGGACACAATTATCTTATTAACTACACAGCGGGAGGGGAGCTTCCAGCTGCTACGAGATCACGAGCGATTGCAGGATATCTCAGTTGGACTGGCCGCCGTTGCGTCGCAAGCCCCATCGCCGCACGCGGATCCTTAGTTCTACTGCGGCGGCGAGAAACTCCGCCATCTGTGCCGCCGTCAGGGTCTCCACCAGCCAGCGCAGGGTGGCTTCCCGCAGCTCCTCTGCGGCGTCGATTACCGTCCGCAGCGCCCGAGACACTTCGTCAGCGGCCGCCGCCCAGGCGCTCCCGTTGGCGTACAGGTCGGCTCTCACAGCCTCGAgcaccaagtggccggccatggctTCCTGCGCGCTGGCCATGTCCTCGGAGATCCGGTGCTCCTCCAGCTGGACCTCCCGGCGGAGGACCTCGAAGGCGGCGTGCTGGTCCGGGGAGAGGAAGCGGTGTCCGAGCAGGAGGCGGAAGGCGATGGAGGGCTTCCAGCCGGCGACCCAGAGGAAGATGCGCTCGAAGGGGGTGAGCCAGGGGTGGGTGAGGGCGCGGAGGACGTCGGAGTCGGCGAGTCGGGCCTTGGCGTCGCGGTAGTCGCGGTAGTGAGAGAGCACGGCGTCGACGGCCTGGGGTATCCTGTCGGGCCGGTGGGTGAAGGCATGGAGGAGGTCGGAGCGGAGGTGGTCGAGGCGGGCGAGCCAGGAGTCGAAGAAGGCCTCCATGGCACGGCGCGGTCCGCCCCGCTGTTGGAGGCCGAGCAGAGGATTGCGGTGGGGGGTAGAAATAGGCGGGCGTGGGAGAGGGGAGATAGGCGGCGGGCGAGAGGGAGGCGTGGCGTCGGAGAGCGGTGGGCGCGATGAGTTGGAAGGAAGCAGTCAAGCAGGGCGGAAGTACGAGGTTCGTTTACTTGGGAGTAATGGTTACGGATTCTGCTTTCAGTAGCGGAAATGGTGTTAAGGTACAAGACAAAGATCCGTGGAAGCGGTGACTGGTGAGTGACACTAtgcaaaaacaaaaaaattaaaaaaaaaacagcggGCTCCATTTAAACACCACTATTCAATTTTTATTTATAGATCaataatatagaaaaaataaattatagatgattattaaCCAAATAGTTAAAATATAACGGAAAGTATATTTAGATAAAATTTCATATGATAACCACAACTCATGTCTCAATCATGGTATCATGTACCGAACACTTCTTGCTGCCCTCTCTTCTCGTTGTAATTGGCTTCCCTCTGTAATTGGACCTTATTATTTATACGTTATCGTTCCTGTTTACTTCTGGATCTCATATCTAGAGCTCgggtaaatttaaaaatataaataatcaaaataaaatttgccttctgtttcaatttttcaaactttaattctaaaataattgaattaaagtttgaaaggatttaaattcgaatttgatttgaaattataatttgaaaggatataaattttaattttaatttgaacatATTTAAATTGAAAGTATGTACAAGaataattagaattaaaaaaaatatcatgttCGAATCCGattcaaatttaataattttaaatacgaatcaaataatttttaagtcagCTCAAAAAACTCACCAACAAATTTGATTCGTTTACATCTCTTAGTTTGGACCCTTCATGTACTCGGGTGGAGCTCCCAAGTACGAGGTAGGCTAAACCACTCGAATCGAATGTGATTGGACAAATATTCATCCTACTTCAGCTTTAATGTCCGTCACCCCGAACACCCACCTATAGTTTCATGAGCAAAGTCGACGGGCTCCCGCGggctggatcaaccggttaaggcGTGACATCTTTGCACAATGAGtcgtagggtcgaaggtccacggacgcgcactggatgaataatctggaCCGACTGTGTTAAATTCCAgagacaccacgctttacccgggccagcattcaccgctgatttacctcctcctaggatccctgtggggtcaggcctagggggccgctgggcgacGGGACCCGCCTTTTTGCACAATGAGCAAAGTCGACGGCCTCCTAGGGCACGATGGAATGAGCAAAGTCGACGACCTCCTAGGGCACGATGCGATAATAATTGGAAAAGCGAGTAACCCATTCAGCGAGGGTTGGATCCTCATGCAGTGCATTCTTGAACATTTGCAGTGGTCCTCTCGGGATGATCTAATGGTTAGTACATGAGGTGTTATCATCataaggtctggggttcgaatctcgacaaagtcgaggtaaTGTCTCTTTTATATGCTAgttattattccaaaggctagtaaccGCCCGTAATTTATCTCTTCCTTGTTAGCCCTGGGATGGATTGATGGGGACACTAGGGGCGagcatattcaccttttgccaccttgAACATTTGCAGTGCTTGAACTACAAGTGGCGTTGGGCTATTGGGTCATGGACAttaatagggttgtaaatgaaccaatcgttcgtgaacaagcttggtgttcgacttggtaagagcttgtttatgttcgttcaatatacataagattaattaaaataaataacctTGAACAACTCATTgagctaaataaacaagcttgaacacatatgtgttcagctcgttaacgttcatgaacaatgtttgtgaataacgttcatgaacaatgttcacaaaccatattcattaataaaacttttttcaatatgctaaataaacaataaaataaaataaaaaataaataaatttaaattatcaagctcaataatcaatcaaacaactaaaagtttcaaataattaaacaatCTTGAATTGAGACTTGATAACATATACATGAACCAAACtagaaccaagctcaagccaagctcaagctcaaaccaagctcgaattgagagtttgataacatctaaacgaaccaaactcaagtcaaacttcaaacaagctcaagctcataaaaaataaaccaagtcaagcttgaatactcatttcaaatgcttggttcattttaagctagacttggttactttatcaaataagcttgaatcatagtttgcaaaatcgcgatccggatcgtaagatcgtacgatcctacgatccgaaaacccaaaatcgatccaggatcgtgcagaatcgcTTTTTACAGtaggatcgcagcaggatcggtaggatcggaacagAATCAATAGGATCGGAATAGAATCGGAGTAGGATCGatggaagctttgagaggtcataacttttgactcagattgaACCACaaggcctataatatatcaaatcgaagctcttttagagatctttaataaatttcaaagtttatccttaaccaccctatttcaaacccaaaaaatatcatttaaattctttttggatgtctagaagattttatctttttttttattatctgcttttcatcttattagggttttaaatttgatccggtggtaagagctcGGGACCCCccaacgaggggtcaacgccacgtagagGTCAAATGGCCAAGCAGCCCGCCGAAGAAgcatgagccgaccggacttggaagaaatggaccAGACCGATCGGCTGACTAagggacattcggtagtaaaaggcgccctgaccgggtcggggttccgacgctctgtcGAAACAGTAGTTAAGAACCGAGCGGAAGGACCAGGAAACAATGACACTGTTAACAGTCTCTACATAGCGCCTACTGGAAATCTCCCCAGCACACCAATGTCAACGGCAGACCGGACGCGAGGTGAGTGTCGTCCGGCCAACGCGTAAAAGGAGGAAGGGCCGGCCGGCCGGACTCCCtgtccagccggtcggacgccccggATTATGAACAGTAAAGaggggggaacatcttctgacagccgtcgaatcatatggctaggccatactcctagtctgacaacggggtgtcctgttgtcccatcgaaggcgcaatgAGACTgtcgcagtatggcgtcaggtaagctctctgacaggtacacgccgaggcatgggctgcggacacgcacgcgcctcgataggcgtgtaggagctttttcatcaccctatataaagagccgtagacttcgccggaggtacacatTCTACAAActtgggagctcctttttccgccacttacctgacttgagcatcggagggtcgccgtcgggaactccttcccggcccgacttcagTGCAGGTTTGCCGGAGATTCGTGCGGCCAGACGGAGACCTGCACCATCGaataggagcgcgccacgtgcccagcgtcctttggttcggcagttcggacaggatcaatttggcgccgtctgtgggaacgctcctgtatccgatcggaaacaatggacgaggctggacgacaacacgcggtgacactttcaactgaggaactcgacgctctgattgagataagggccgccaagcttgtggagcaaaaacagaaggcagcagccgagcggccggagcagccgCCACCATCGCCTTTCATCAGGCtctgttccgcacccctgaagccgtggcAGCCCACcgggataggggatcttcttcggatgaaatgcctaggcgagatgacaggaaggggaaagccccccgagcggactcatcgcccgagcggatcaatcgccagttttcagaggctatcctacgagaccctctgccaaagcactacgtgcctccgacgatcggcgagtacaatgggacaaccgacccggatgatcatctgggtaagttcgataacacagttactctccatcaatacacagatggagtaaagtgccgagtttttcttaccactctctcgggatcggctcaacggtggttctagaggctgccggacggatccatcacgagtttcaaagatttccgaacggccttcctccaccattttgcgagcagtcgacgctaccagaaaacgagcgtgagcctgttcgccatcaagcaagaagcccgtgaatcgcttcgagcttacatccagcggttcaaccaagtggcgatggacattccaacggccacctcagaaaccatgatgaatgccttcacacaaggcctggtggatggggatttctttcgatcgctcatccgaaaaccgccccgagactatgatcacatgttaCACcaggcgaacgaatacatcaacgtggaagaggcacaagcggctaggaaaaaagaaactccaaccgagcgggctcctccagccGAGCGGAAGCAACACGtcactcatcagccgcccagaggaccaagggccgaagcaatccgatccccccatgccaggtcccacgtgcaagaggtagccgccgcccggcccaagccaaaaaagaaatggaccccgatgttctgctccttccaccgaacggatacgtacaacacaagggattgtcgaagtcttcccttcgtgtctCATCCCGtaccccggaatgccggacgacggtctccctcagtcgacaggcgacaaagaATTCAAggagccgatcggacgcgagctgataggcgacaacaacaaactcccgatcggcaccgttccccaaggcaggagaatcgccgagcgtccagagaacggtctcgaccgtccgctcgggaagaggaaaataaaagcaatacctcccgaggcgaaatcaacgttattgctggcgggccgaccggaggagactcaaacagagcaagaaaggcgagcgtccggcagctccaaatccatgccgttggatgcagccaagaacgggcaaACGGACcggaaatcagcttcgggccaggggacttggaaggagttgaagtaccccacgacgatgctctgctcatcaaagcggtaatagccaattacacaattcacagcgtatttgttgacacagggagctcagtcaacatcttattcaagaaggcgttc contains:
- the LOC122011229 gene encoding protein DOG1-like 4, yielding MEAFFDSWLARLDHLRSDLLHAFTHRPDRIPQAVDAVLSHYRDYRDAKARLADSDVLRALTHPWLTPFERIFLWVAGWKPSIAFRLLLGHRFLSPDQHAAFEVLRREVQLEEHRISEDMASAQEAMAGHLVLEAVRADLYANGSAWAAAADEVSRALRTVIDAAEELREATLRWLVETLTAAQMAEFLAAAVELRIRVRRWGLRRNGGQSN